The Micromonospora sp. NBC_01740 genome includes a window with the following:
- a CDS encoding nucleoside triphosphate pyrophosphohydrolase has protein sequence MPARIVLLVTSPRLPAGLLTAAAWDVVRRHPVLAGAESELTTAVRVAGAEVTVVDGRATQALLDAAASHGVAVWLAGPAGDESLARELGLRLAREPGLAELELMYGSWDPPGARLLDAVAVMDRLASPGGDPWKRAQTHRSLAGFLIEECYEAYDAISAGDTDALREELGDVLLQVVLHARLAEELPEEQRWTVDDVAGGLVDKMVRRNPHVFADAEAGTLEEIEASWERIKRTEKARDSVLDGIALSQPALALAAKILERAGRVGLAVPPPLADSQVDPEARLGAGLLATVAAAREAGLDPEAALRRAALAYADAVRAAEKA, from the coding sequence ATGCCGGCGCGGATCGTCCTGCTCGTCACCTCGCCCCGGCTGCCGGCCGGGCTGCTGACCGCCGCCGCGTGGGACGTCGTACGCCGGCATCCGGTGCTGGCAGGGGCGGAGAGCGAGCTGACGACGGCGGTCCGCGTGGCGGGCGCCGAGGTCACGGTGGTCGACGGCCGGGCGACGCAGGCGCTGCTCGACGCGGCGGCGTCGCACGGCGTCGCGGTGTGGCTGGCCGGCCCGGCCGGCGACGAGTCGCTGGCCCGCGAGCTGGGCCTGCGGCTGGCCCGCGAGCCCGGCCTGGCCGAGCTGGAGCTGATGTACGGCTCCTGGGACCCGCCGGGCGCCCGGCTGCTCGACGCGGTGGCGGTGATGGACCGGCTGGCCTCTCCCGGCGGCGATCCCTGGAAGCGCGCGCAGACCCACCGCAGCCTCGCCGGCTTCCTGATCGAGGAGTGCTACGAGGCGTACGACGCGATCAGCGCCGGGGACACCGACGCGCTGCGCGAGGAGCTGGGCGACGTGCTGCTCCAGGTGGTGCTGCACGCCCGCCTCGCCGAGGAACTGCCCGAGGAGCAGCGGTGGACCGTCGACGACGTGGCCGGCGGGCTGGTCGACAAGATGGTCCGGCGCAACCCGCACGTCTTCGCCGACGCCGAGGCCGGCACCCTGGAGGAGATCGAGGCCAGCTGGGAGCGGATCAAGCGGACCGAGAAGGCGCGTGACTCGGTGCTGGACGGCATCGCGCTGAGCCAGCCGGCCCTCGCCCTGGCCGCCAAGATCCTCGAGCGCGCCGGGCGGGTCGGCCTCGCCGTACCGCCGCCCCTCGCGGATTCCCAGGTGGACCCGGAGGCGCGGCTCGGTGCCGGCCTGCTCGCCACGGTCGCGGCGGCCCGCGAGGCGGGCCTGGACCCGGAGGCGGCCCTGCGCCGCGCCGCCCTCGCCTACGCGGACGCGGTCCGCGCCGCCGAAAAGGCCTGA
- a CDS encoding DUF885 domain-containing protein, with protein sequence MESFVPLAERIVDALLESRPGVATSTGDHRYDDRLPDLSAEAVAADRTMLKEAADALAELDPDALDVEERVDHALLTSFVDRELFESGDIRAHEWDPLRHNPGPLLHALLARPYAPVDVRLTSLAGRLAAVPDALATARATLRDMPRIHAETAVGQFTGAAALIRDEVPALLAQAPALHDRVEPAATAAIAALEEFVAWLRQGLAADAGPGRDPRLGRRRWEARLWHTLDTELGAAEIQRRAWANLDRVGEEIRAAAVELVGGPADDETVRRALDLLAAEHPDDHTIVDLASVTLDEATDFVRAHDLVTLVDDPCVIQEMPQFARGVAVAYCDSPGPLETADVPTFYCIAPTPADWPAHRVESFYREYNDHMIRNLTVHEAMPGHFLQLAHARRHVGPTRVRALTESGPFIEGWAVYTEELMAGLGFGGLPVRLQQLKMQLRMTINALLDQLVHCEELPEAEAMALMTGRGFQEEGEAAGKWRRALLTSTQLSTYFVGYSEVAAIAAARPAGVAVREWHDAMLAHDCPPPRHLRTLLGV encoded by the coding sequence GTGGAATCGTTTGTGCCGCTCGCGGAGCGGATCGTCGACGCGTTGCTGGAGAGCCGGCCGGGGGTCGCGACCTCCACCGGCGACCACCGTTACGACGACCGGCTGCCGGACCTCTCCGCCGAGGCGGTCGCGGCCGACCGGACCATGCTCAAGGAAGCCGCGGACGCGCTCGCCGAGCTGGACCCGGACGCGCTGGACGTCGAGGAGCGCGTCGACCACGCGCTGCTCACCTCGTTCGTGGACCGGGAGCTGTTCGAGTCCGGCGACATCCGCGCGCACGAGTGGGACCCGCTGCGGCACAACCCCGGGCCGCTGCTGCACGCGCTGCTCGCCCGCCCGTACGCCCCGGTCGACGTGCGGCTGACCAGCCTGGCGGGCCGGCTCGCCGCCGTACCGGACGCGTTGGCGACCGCGCGCGCGACGCTGCGCGACATGCCGCGCATCCACGCGGAGACGGCGGTCGGGCAGTTCACCGGCGCGGCCGCGCTGATCCGCGACGAGGTGCCGGCGCTGCTCGCGCAGGCCCCCGCCCTGCACGACCGGGTCGAGCCGGCCGCCACCGCGGCGATCGCGGCGCTGGAGGAGTTCGTCGCGTGGCTGCGTCAGGGCCTGGCCGCCGACGCCGGCCCCGGGCGGGACCCGCGGCTGGGCCGCCGCCGCTGGGAGGCGCGGCTCTGGCACACCCTCGACACGGAGCTGGGCGCCGCCGAGATCCAGCGCCGGGCCTGGGCCAACCTGGACCGGGTCGGCGAGGAGATCCGCGCGGCGGCCGTCGAGCTGGTCGGCGGCCCCGCCGACGACGAGACGGTACGCCGGGCGCTGGACCTGCTGGCCGCCGAGCACCCGGACGACCACACCATCGTGGACCTCGCCTCGGTCACCCTGGACGAGGCGACCGACTTCGTGCGCGCCCATGACCTGGTCACCCTGGTCGACGACCCGTGCGTAATCCAGGAGATGCCCCAGTTCGCCCGGGGCGTGGCGGTCGCCTACTGCGACTCGCCCGGCCCGCTGGAGACGGCGGACGTGCCGACGTTCTACTGCATCGCGCCCACCCCGGCGGACTGGCCCGCGCACCGGGTCGAGTCGTTCTACCGCGAGTACAACGACCACATGATCCGCAACCTGACGGTGCACGAGGCGATGCCGGGGCACTTCCTCCAGCTCGCCCACGCCCGCCGGCACGTCGGCCCCACCCGGGTCCGCGCGCTGACCGAGTCGGGCCCCTTCATCGAGGGCTGGGCGGTCTACACGGAGGAGCTGATGGCCGGCCTCGGCTTCGGCGGCCTGCCGGTGCGGTTGCAGCAGCTCAAGATGCAGCTCCGGATGACCATCAACGCGCTGCTGGACCAGCTCGTGCACTGCGAGGAGCTGCCGGAGGCCGAGGCGATGGCGCTGATGACCGGGCGGGGCTTCCAGGAGGAGGGGGAGGCGGCCGGCAAGTGGCGGCGCGCCCTGCTCACCTCGACGCAGCTCTCGACGTACTTCGTCGGCTACAGCGAGGTGGCCGCGATCGCCGCCGCCCGCCCGGCCGGCGTGGCGGTGCGCGAGTGGCACGACGCGATGCTCGCCCACGACTGCCCGCCCCCGCGCCACCTGCGCACCCTGCTCGGCGTCTGA
- the eno gene encoding phosphopyruvate hydratase: protein MATIEGIVAREILDSRGNPTVEVEVGLDDGTIARAAVPSGASTGAFEAIELRDGDADRYQGKGVEKAVSNIEDKIVDELIGYEASEQRLIDQKMLDVDGTDSKSELGANAILGVSLAVAKAAAGSAELSLFRYLGGPNAHLLPVPMMNILNGGAHADSNVDIQEFMIAPIGAPSFREALRSGTEVYHALKSVLKKKELSTGLGDEGGFAPNLPTNAAALDLIAEAVEKAGYRLGTDIVFALDVAATEFFDNGTYTFEGTAKTAEEMSNYYTKLAGDYPIVSIEDPLAEDDWTGWQTLTASLGDRIQIVGDDLFVTNPQRIARGIAEKAANAVLVKVNQIGSLTETLDAVDLAHRAGFKCMMSHRSGETEDTTIADLAVATGCGQIKTGAPARSDRVAKYNQLLRIEEELADAARYAGAGAFPRYRSA, encoded by the coding sequence GTGGCAACCATCGAGGGAATCGTCGCGCGGGAGATTCTGGACTCGCGGGGCAACCCGACCGTCGAGGTCGAGGTCGGGCTCGACGACGGCACGATCGCCCGGGCGGCGGTGCCCTCCGGCGCCTCCACGGGCGCCTTCGAGGCGATCGAACTGCGCGACGGTGACGCCGACCGCTACCAGGGCAAGGGCGTCGAGAAGGCGGTCTCGAACATCGAGGACAAGATCGTCGACGAGCTGATCGGCTACGAGGCCAGCGAGCAGCGGCTGATCGACCAGAAGATGCTCGACGTCGATGGCACGGACAGCAAGTCCGAGCTGGGCGCGAACGCCATCCTCGGCGTCTCCCTGGCGGTGGCCAAGGCGGCGGCCGGCAGCGCCGAGCTGAGCCTCTTCCGCTACCTGGGCGGCCCGAACGCGCACCTGCTGCCCGTGCCGATGATGAACATCCTCAACGGTGGCGCGCACGCGGACTCGAACGTCGACATCCAGGAGTTCATGATCGCGCCGATCGGCGCGCCCAGCTTCCGCGAGGCGCTGCGCTCCGGCACGGAGGTCTACCACGCGCTGAAGTCGGTGCTGAAGAAGAAGGAGCTCTCCACCGGCCTCGGCGACGAGGGCGGCTTCGCGCCGAACCTGCCCACCAACGCCGCCGCCCTGGACCTGATCGCCGAGGCGGTGGAGAAGGCCGGTTACCGGCTCGGCACCGACATCGTCTTCGCGCTCGACGTGGCCGCCACCGAGTTCTTCGACAACGGCACCTACACCTTCGAGGGCACCGCGAAGACCGCCGAGGAGATGAGCAACTACTACACCAAGCTCGCCGGCGACTACCCGATCGTGTCGATCGAGGACCCGCTGGCCGAGGACGACTGGACCGGCTGGCAGACGCTGACCGCCTCGCTCGGCGACCGCATCCAGATCGTCGGCGACGACCTGTTCGTCACCAACCCGCAGCGCATCGCCCGCGGCATCGCCGAGAAGGCCGCCAACGCGGTCCTGGTGAAGGTCAACCAGATCGGTTCGCTGACCGAGACCCTGGACGCGGTGGACCTGGCCCACCGGGCCGGCTTCAAGTGCATGATGAGCCACCGCTCCGGCGAGACCGAGGACACCACCATCGCCGACCTGGCGGTGGCCACGGGCTGCGGCCAGATCAAGACCGGTGCCCCGGCCCGCTCGGACCGGGTCGCGAAGTACAACCAGCTCCTGCGGATCGAGGAGGAGCTGGCCGACGCGGCGCGGTACGCCGGGGCGGGCGCCTTCCCGCGCTACCGTTCGGCCTGA
- a CDS encoding FtsB family cell division protein, with the protein MQQRRTPGGQRPARRPGHTGRPGGARGARASVREGGVRAESRATAGRAPGAARGAEGVRSASRPAAARRTAAGTVKRLSAPRSRGLTGRATVLFAVLIALALAYTYPVRVYLDQQADIERMEAAQAAQREAIEELSERAAKWQDPEYIKIQARERFFMGPPGETLLVVLSDPAGAARDAGSSTAPSAPVTPASWYDTLWSSVQAANGEQPDR; encoded by the coding sequence ATGCAGCAGCGCCGCACACCGGGCGGTCAGCGCCCCGCCCGTCGGCCGGGTCACACCGGCCGGCCGGGCGGGGCCCGGGGCGCCCGGGCGTCGGTCCGCGAGGGCGGCGTCCGCGCCGAGTCGCGGGCCACGGCCGGGCGCGCGCCGGGGGCGGCCCGGGGCGCGGAGGGCGTACGCTCCGCGAGCCGGCCCGCCGCGGCCCGTCGTACGGCCGCCGGCACCGTCAAGCGGCTCTCCGCACCCCGCTCCCGGGGCCTCACCGGGCGGGCCACCGTGCTCTTCGCGGTGCTGATCGCGCTCGCCCTGGCCTACACCTACCCGGTGCGCGTCTACCTGGACCAGCAGGCCGACATCGAACGGATGGAAGCCGCCCAGGCCGCCCAGCGGGAGGCGATCGAGGAGCTGTCCGAGCGGGCGGCCAAGTGGCAGGACCCGGAATACATCAAGATCCAGGCCAGGGAGCGGTTCTTCATGGGCCCACCGGGCGAGACGCTGCTGGTGGTGCTCTCCGACCCGGCGGGCGCCGCCCGGGACGCCGGTTCGTCCACGGCCCCGTCGGCACCCGTCACCCCCGCTTCCTGGTACGACACCCTCTGGTCGAGCGTGCAGGCCGCCAACGGCGAGCAGCCCGACCGGTGA
- a CDS encoding DUF501 domain-containing protein, which yields MTVVPPQEPAADSVPPPRREPATEADLAAVAAQLGRPPRGTRAVAHRCPCGLPDVVETTPRLADGTPFPTLFYLTCPRATAACSRLESAGLMKEMADRLAADPELATRYRAAHEDYLARRDAIGEVPEIAGISAGGMPGRVKCLHVHLGHALGAGPGVNPFGDETLALVEKWWAAGPCVDVPAAD from the coding sequence GTGACTGTCGTACCACCGCAGGAGCCGGCGGCGGACTCCGTACCCCCGCCGCGGCGCGAACCGGCCACCGAGGCCGACCTGGCCGCGGTGGCCGCGCAGCTCGGACGCCCGCCCCGGGGCACCCGGGCCGTGGCCCACCGCTGCCCCTGCGGCCTGCCGGACGTGGTGGAGACGACCCCGCGCCTGGCCGACGGCACCCCCTTCCCGACGCTGTTCTACCTGACCTGCCCCCGGGCGACGGCGGCATGCAGCCGGCTGGAGTCGGCGGGGTTGATGAAGGAGATGGCGGACCGGCTGGCCGCCGACCCGGAGCTGGCCACGCGCTACCGCGCCGCGCACGAGGACTACCTGGCCCGCCGGGACGCGATCGGCGAGGTGCCGGAGATCGCCGGAATCTCCGCCGGCGGGATGCCCGGCCGGGTGAAGTGCCTGCACGTGCACCTCGGGCACGCGCTCGGGGCCGGGCCCGGGGTGAACCCGTTCGGCGACGAGACGCTGGCGCTGGTGGAGAAGTGGTGGGCGGCCGGCCCGTGCGTGGACGTGCCGGCGGCGGACTGA
- a CDS encoding amino-acid N-acetyltransferase, which yields MAGADGGVAGADEIVVRRARTSDVRGIRRLVDTYTDDRRLLSKATVTLYEHVQEFRVAVRAGDGAVVGCGALHVMWEDLAEIRTVAVDPSCRGRKLGHRIVAELIDGARELGVARIFVLTFETRFFGSFGFTEIDGAPVPQPVYEQLLRSYDEGVAEFLDLERVKPNTLGNTRMLLRL from the coding sequence ATGGCGGGCGCGGACGGGGGCGTGGCGGGGGCCGACGAGATCGTGGTGCGGCGGGCCCGCACCTCGGACGTGCGCGGCATCCGGCGGCTGGTCGACACCTACACCGACGACCGGCGGCTGCTCAGCAAGGCCACCGTGACCCTCTACGAGCACGTGCAGGAGTTCCGGGTCGCGGTCCGGGCCGGCGACGGCGCGGTGGTCGGCTGCGGGGCGCTGCACGTGATGTGGGAGGACCTGGCCGAGATCCGTACGGTGGCGGTCGACCCCTCCTGCCGCGGGCGCAAGCTCGGCCACCGGATCGTCGCGGAGCTGATCGACGGCGCCCGCGAGCTGGGGGTGGCCCGGATCTTCGTGCTCACCTTCGAGACCCGGTTCTTCGGCTCGTTCGGGTTCACCGAGATCGACGGCGCGCCCGTGCCGCAGCCGGTCTACGAGCAGCTCCTGCGCTCGTACGACGAGGGCGTCGCCGAGTTCCTGGACCTGGAACGCGTCAAGCCGAACACCCTCGGCAACACCCGGATGCTGCTGCGCCTCTGA
- a CDS encoding ArsR/SmtB family transcription factor — protein sequence MLRLRLGLADLCRVRFADRLHPVGMSLLACQALHDADTARMTPGPAADAASASGPVRSAASVLRHLLPARGRLPDFLTPLDGLESVVAGLEAIRAAPVGRIRAEVTAAYAQLPATPLRRRFAEADGETMDLFGRALGTWHDAVLAPHWADLTEAHRHHVAGATAQLATHGLDGLLNALHPAIRWEAPTLTVRTWWSASLSGTGHGLLLLPSPLAGPHPRVLVEPGRPVLVVYPAPMPRLIRATTPDPLGRLLGATRAAVLRRLAGPGRHTTTALGRAVGISTSSASEHAGALRAAGLVASVRDGGAVLHRLTPLGTELLDAGYAGSPERA from the coding sequence ATGCTCCGTCTCCGCCTGGGACTGGCGGACCTGTGCCGGGTCCGCTTCGCCGACCGCCTGCACCCGGTCGGCATGTCCCTGCTGGCCTGCCAGGCGCTGCACGACGCGGACACGGCCCGGATGACGCCGGGCCCCGCGGCGGACGCGGCCTCCGCGTCGGGTCCGGTCCGGTCCGCCGCCTCCGTGCTGCGGCACCTGCTTCCCGCGCGCGGGCGCCTGCCCGACTTCCTCACCCCGCTGGACGGCCTCGAATCGGTCGTCGCCGGTCTGGAGGCGATCCGGGCAGCCCCCGTCGGGCGCATCCGGGCGGAGGTCACCGCCGCGTACGCGCAGTTGCCCGCGACGCCGCTGCGCAGGCGGTTCGCCGAGGCCGACGGGGAGACGATGGACCTGTTCGGCCGGGCCCTGGGCACCTGGCACGACGCGGTGCTCGCGCCGCACTGGGCCGACCTGACGGAGGCGCACCGGCACCACGTGGCGGGGGCGACCGCGCAACTCGCCACGCACGGGTTGGACGGGCTGCTGAACGCGCTGCACCCGGCGATCCGATGGGAGGCGCCGACGCTGACGGTGCGGACCTGGTGGAGCGCCTCGCTGTCCGGCACCGGCCACGGCCTGCTCCTGCTGCCCTCGCCGCTGGCCGGCCCGCATCCCCGGGTGCTGGTGGAGCCCGGTCGGCCGGTGCTGGTGGTGTACCCCGCGCCGATGCCGCGCCTGATCAGGGCCACCACCCCCGATCCGCTGGGCCGCCTGCTGGGGGCGACCCGGGCGGCGGTGCTGCGCCGCCTCGCCGGCCCCGGCCGGCACACCACCACGGCGCTCGGCCGGGCCGTCGGAATCAGCACCTCCTCGGCGTCCGAGCACGCGGGGGCGTTGCGGGCGGCGGGGCTGGTCGCCAGCGTCCGGGACGGCGGCGCGGTGCTGCACCGGTTGACGCCGCTCGGCACCGAACTGCTGGACGCGGGCTACGCCGGGTCACCTGAGCGCGCCTGA
- a CDS encoding Ppx/GppA phosphatase family protein, translated as MAAIDCGTNSIRLLVADLPDASAGPEAPLADLSRRMQIVRLGQGVDKTGRLAPEAIERTRVALASYAAEIEKLGAERIRMCATSASRDASNAAEFREMVERTLGVAPEVVTGDEEARLSFTGAVRGLPADAREPYLVVDIGGGSTEFVVGTRAGGVEAAISMDIGCVRMTERHLHGDPPGLDEVAAAQADIAAAVDRALEAVPGRQAATLVGLAGSVTTVVAIAQGLQEYDPSRIHHARVSYDAVAATTADLLGKSREQRLAIPVMHPGRADVIGAGALVLRVIMERAGMDSVVASEHDILDGIAWSLV; from the coding sequence GTGGCCGCCATCGACTGCGGGACCAACTCGATCCGACTGCTGGTCGCCGACCTGCCGGACGCCTCGGCGGGTCCGGAGGCTCCGCTGGCCGACCTGAGCCGACGGATGCAGATCGTGCGCCTCGGCCAGGGCGTCGACAAGACGGGGCGGCTGGCCCCGGAGGCGATCGAACGCACGCGGGTCGCGCTGGCCTCGTACGCCGCCGAGATCGAGAAGCTGGGCGCGGAGCGGATCCGGATGTGCGCCACCTCGGCGTCCCGGGACGCCTCCAACGCCGCCGAGTTCCGGGAGATGGTCGAGCGGACCCTCGGGGTCGCGCCCGAGGTGGTGACCGGCGACGAGGAGGCGCGGCTCTCCTTCACGGGCGCGGTGCGCGGGCTGCCCGCCGACGCGCGCGAGCCGTACCTGGTCGTCGACATCGGCGGCGGCTCGACCGAGTTCGTCGTCGGCACCCGCGCGGGCGGCGTCGAGGCGGCCATCTCGATGGACATCGGCTGCGTCCGGATGACCGAGCGGCACCTGCACGGCGACCCGCCGGGGCTGGACGAGGTCGCCGCCGCGCAGGCCGACATCGCGGCGGCGGTGGACCGCGCGCTGGAGGCCGTGCCGGGCCGGCAGGCCGCCACGCTGGTCGGGCTCGCCGGGTCGGTCACCACCGTGGTCGCGATCGCCCAGGGCCTCCAGGAGTACGACCCGAGCCGCATCCACCACGCCCGGGTGTCGTACGACGCGGTGGCCGCGACAACCGCCGACCTGCTCGGCAAGAGCCGGGAGCAGCGGCTGGCGATCCCGGTCATGCACCCGGGCCGCGCGGACGTGATCGGGGCGGGCGCCCTGGTGCTCCGGGTGATCATGGAACGGGCGGGGATGGACTCGGTGGTCGCCTCCGAGCACGACATCCTCGACGGCATCGCCTGGAGCCTCGTGTAG
- a CDS encoding TetR-like C-terminal domain-containing protein encodes MGAFGGAEVRFRRVAGGQVRVDLPHRLIAESQHDAGLAAALTEQLVGPRVAVAKQRLARAQQQGQLPVDADLQLIVELLYGPVYYRHLLHLGPYSRDRLRELVDRVLDRWS; translated from the coding sequence GTGGGTGCGTTCGGCGGTGCCGAAGTCCGGTTCCGTCGGGTGGCCGGCGGCCAGGTCCGCGTAGACCTGCCGCACAGGCTCATCGCGGAGTCACAGCACGACGCCGGGCTCGCGGCGGCCCTGACCGAGCAACTGGTCGGCCCCAGGGTCGCGGTCGCGAAGCAGCGGCTTGCGCGGGCCCAGCAGCAGGGTCAACTGCCCGTCGACGCGGACCTACAGTTGATCGTCGAGCTGTTGTACGGCCCGGTCTACTACCGGCATCTCCTGCACCTCGGGCCGTACTCCCGCGACCGGCTGCGCGAACTGGTCGACCGGGTCCTCGACCGCTGGTCGTGA
- a CDS encoding DUF397 domain-containing protein, producing the protein MELTGARWRKSTRSGNGGASCVEVADNLPGVVLVRDSKDRSGPALSFDPAAWSRFVTGIARPGA; encoded by the coding sequence ATGGAGCTGACCGGCGCCCGGTGGCGCAAGTCCACGCGCAGCGGCAACGGCGGCGCCTCGTGCGTGGAGGTCGCCGACAACCTGCCCGGCGTGGTGCTGGTACGCGACAGCAAGGACCGCTCGGGCCCGGCGCTCTCCTTCGACCCGGCCGCCTGGTCCCGCTTCGTCACCGGGATCGCCCGGCCCGGCGCCTGA
- a CDS encoding helix-turn-helix domain-containing protein has translation MTGSQLSALDLLAGELRRLRAERGLSQEELARRINYSGSLVGMVEIGRRTPSLDFVRRADEALDSGGLLGRILPLVSLETAPAWFRPWVAVEQEAATLWWFEISVLPGLLQTEAYARAVLEDGGLVTGAEVEERMAARLQRQQILDRAQPPQLVAVVDESVLHRPVVDQFGVMREQIEHLIELAARPHIHLHVIPAEVGVHAGVAGPFILAGYADGGWVAHLDSPLRAQVLDRAEDIASLHRRWESVRSEALPRRQSLVLMQEVAKTWS, from the coding sequence ATGACCGGATCGCAACTGTCGGCGTTGGATCTGCTGGCCGGCGAGCTGCGGCGGCTGCGCGCCGAGCGTGGGCTCAGCCAGGAGGAGCTGGCCCGGCGGATCAACTACTCCGGCTCGCTGGTCGGCATGGTCGAGATCGGCCGGCGTACGCCCTCGCTCGACTTCGTCCGCCGGGCGGACGAGGCGCTCGACAGCGGCGGCCTGCTCGGGCGGATCCTGCCGCTGGTCAGCCTGGAGACCGCGCCGGCCTGGTTCCGGCCGTGGGTGGCCGTCGAACAGGAGGCAGCCACGCTGTGGTGGTTCGAGATCTCGGTCCTGCCCGGCCTCCTCCAAACCGAGGCGTACGCCCGCGCCGTCCTTGAGGACGGGGGCCTGGTAACCGGCGCCGAGGTCGAAGAGCGGATGGCGGCACGACTTCAACGGCAGCAGATCCTCGACCGCGCCCAGCCGCCGCAACTGGTCGCGGTCGTTGACGAGAGCGTCCTGCACCGGCCGGTGGTGGATCAGTTCGGGGTGATGCGCGAGCAGATCGAGCACCTGATCGAACTGGCGGCGCGTCCACACATCCACCTGCACGTGATTCCAGCCGAGGTGGGTGTGCACGCCGGCGTGGCGGGGCCATTCATCCTGGCCGGCTACGCCGACGGGGGTTGGGTGGCGCATCTCGACAGCCCGCTGCGCGCCCAGGTGCTGGACCGCGCCGAGGACATTGCCAGCCTGCACCGCAGGTGGGAAAGTGTCCGCTCGGAGGCGCTGCCCCGACGGCAGTCGCTGGTGCTGATGCAGGAAGTGGCGAAGACATGGAGCTGA
- a CDS encoding PadR family transcriptional regulator encodes MDTTQLLKGVLDLAVLAVLREEDGYGYDILRRLRDAGLEEVGDASVYGTLRRLYAAGLLTTYVVPSESGPHRKYYSLNAAGRDQLTRSGKLWRSFATTMDALLDDRGMAA; translated from the coding sequence GTGGACACCACACAACTGCTGAAGGGCGTGCTGGATCTCGCGGTCCTCGCCGTGCTCCGCGAGGAGGACGGCTACGGCTACGACATCCTGCGCCGGCTGCGCGACGCCGGGTTGGAGGAGGTCGGCGACGCCTCGGTCTACGGCACGCTGCGCCGGCTCTACGCCGCCGGCCTGCTGACCACCTACGTCGTGCCGAGCGAATCCGGCCCGCACCGCAAGTACTACTCACTCAACGCCGCCGGCCGGGACCAGCTCACCCGCTCCGGCAAGCTCTGGCGCTCGTTCGCCACCACCATGGACGCACTGCTCGACGATCGGGGGATGGCGGCATGA
- a CDS encoding HAAS signaling domain-containing protein produces MTVMEQEIADYAARVRAALADLPPAQRDELTEDLPEHLAEVAAEAGGSLVDRLGEPEAYAAELRVAAGVGATSGGGRRNRRLGVAVDRLRARAHRWDVQLGPPLGYASASEFLRLLRPAWWVLRGYLAAMLVTVVTTGDTFGVLPELNGSLLAGLVLLAGSVLASIWLGHHTPGLTRPKRRVLHVGTAVLVIFGLVGLADMNDRVGSGDLDYEQISIDGRYDHIRDVFVYDRQGQLVENARLFDQNGDPIRLGRPMCPNPPDLNLANALLRPYPYCPELAPFGPRPGASTPPLLNPPGLPVPAPSEAAPAPGGNPTPTPTPTGTSTPAPASTGMPAGTPAPSRT; encoded by the coding sequence ATGACCGTCATGGAGCAGGAGATCGCGGACTACGCCGCACGGGTCCGGGCCGCGCTGGCCGACCTGCCGCCGGCGCAGCGCGACGAGTTGACCGAGGACCTGCCGGAGCACCTCGCCGAGGTCGCCGCCGAGGCCGGCGGCTCGCTGGTCGACCGGCTCGGCGAGCCCGAGGCGTACGCGGCCGAGCTGCGCGTCGCGGCCGGGGTCGGCGCCACCAGCGGCGGCGGGCGCCGCAACCGTCGCCTCGGTGTCGCCGTGGACCGGCTCCGCGCCCGGGCGCACCGCTGGGACGTCCAGCTTGGACCACCCCTCGGGTACGCCTCAGCGAGCGAGTTCCTCCGGTTGCTCCGGCCGGCGTGGTGGGTGCTGCGGGGCTACCTGGCCGCCATGCTCGTCACGGTGGTCACGACCGGCGACACGTTCGGTGTGCTGCCCGAGCTCAACGGCAGCCTGCTGGCCGGCCTGGTGCTGCTCGCCGGCAGTGTGCTCGCCTCGATCTGGCTCGGCCACCACACGCCGGGCCTGACCCGGCCCAAGCGGCGGGTGCTGCACGTCGGCACGGCGGTGCTGGTGATCTTCGGGCTGGTCGGCCTGGCGGACATGAACGACCGGGTCGGCAGCGGCGACCTCGACTACGAGCAGATCTCGATCGACGGCCGGTACGACCACATCCGCGACGTTTTCGTCTACGACCGGCAGGGCCAGCTGGTGGAGAACGCCCGGCTCTTCGACCAGAACGGCGACCCGATCCGGCTCGGTCGTCCGATGTGCCCGAACCCGCCGGACCTGAACCTGGCCAACGCGCTGTTGCGCCCGTACCCGTACTGCCCGGAGTTGGCGCCGTTCGGGCCCCGGCCGGGCGCGAGCACCCCGCCTCTGCTGAACCCGCCGGGGCTGCCCGTACCCGCCCCCTCGGAGGCCGCGCCCGCACCGGGGGGCAACCCGACCCCGACGCCCACGCCGACCGGCACCTCGACCCCCGCGCCCGCATCGACGGGCATGCCGGCCGGCACCCCCGCGCCGAGTCGGACGTGA